The following coding sequences are from one Virgibacillus necropolis window:
- a CDS encoding P-II family nitrogen regulator, with product MKKIEAIIRPDKFQTLRNKLSSIGIGGLTVTEAAGTGKQKGQKGVFRGTTFEIQLVPKIKVEMVVEAEQLDEIVDLIIEACGTGSVGDGKIFVYPVEDTIRIRTGERGKDAVL from the coding sequence ATGAAAAAAATTGAAGCCATTATTCGTCCAGATAAATTTCAAACGTTACGTAATAAACTATCCTCAATCGGTATTGGGGGATTGACAGTAACAGAAGCTGCGGGAACTGGAAAACAAAAAGGGCAAAAAGGTGTTTTTCGTGGTACAACGTTCGAGATACAACTTGTTCCAAAGATAAAAGTGGAAATGGTTGTGGAAGCCGAACAATTAGATGAAATTGTTGATTTAATTATTGAAGCATGTGGTACAGGAAGTGTTGGCGATGGAAAAATATTTGTTTATCCTGTGGAAGATACAATTAGAATCCGTACAGGTGAGCGTGGTAAAGATGCAGTTTTATAA
- a CDS encoding GMC family oxidoreductase yields MAKKLNKVDVVTVGVGWAGGIIASELTKAGLKVVGLERGEERTTEDFQMVHDEYRYAIRYELMQDLSKETITFRNSLNEQALPMRQYGAFLIGTGVGGAGAHWNGDTWFFSPYDFEIKSMTDKKYGKNKLPKEYTLQDWGITYDELAPYYHQFEKMAGTSGELNPLRPERTEEYPTPPMKSTPILDRYMEAAKKLKLHPFRQPSANISEVYKNPDGQTLNQCQYCGFCEKFGCEYGAKSSPNVTVIPTALKTGNFELRTHANVTGIIHDGNKATGVRYVDVQTGEEFDQLADVVVLTSYTLNNTRLLLQSELGRPYNPETGTGVIGKNYCYQITAVATGFFKERFNAAMGAGSLGTTLDDYNNDNFDHSDLDFIHGGSITMKQLGKRPINENGAPSGTPRWGKEFKAESIKWFNRSIPVTSQGASMPHRNNYLSLDPTYKDAYGNPLLRMTYDFTKQDQALYKYITARCAEILTEMGAEVVEPKELTEHFDIVPAQNDHITGGVIMGADPETSALNNYLQMWDVDNVFVIGASAFAHNGGYNPTGTVGALAYRAAEGILKYREQKGQLVKRESSNKLA; encoded by the coding sequence GTGGCGAAAAAATTAAATAAAGTAGATGTAGTAACGGTTGGTGTTGGCTGGGCAGGGGGTATTATTGCTTCTGAGCTCACGAAGGCAGGTCTGAAAGTCGTTGGCCTTGAACGGGGGGAAGAAAGAACAACTGAAGATTTTCAAATGGTTCATGATGAATATCGCTATGCTATTCGATATGAATTGATGCAAGATCTTTCGAAAGAAACAATAACGTTTCGAAATAGCCTCAATGAACAGGCATTACCTATGCGTCAGTATGGCGCGTTTCTTATTGGTACGGGTGTAGGTGGGGCAGGAGCTCATTGGAATGGGGATACATGGTTTTTCTCTCCTTATGATTTTGAAATTAAATCGATGACAGATAAGAAATATGGTAAAAATAAGCTTCCGAAAGAATATACGCTTCAAGATTGGGGCATCACGTACGATGAGCTAGCACCGTATTATCATCAGTTTGAAAAAATGGCTGGAACAAGTGGGGAGCTAAATCCATTAAGACCTGAACGAACAGAAGAATATCCAACCCCACCAATGAAAAGTACACCAATTCTCGATCGCTATATGGAGGCTGCCAAAAAATTAAAGCTTCATCCATTTCGTCAGCCATCTGCTAATATATCGGAAGTGTACAAAAACCCAGATGGCCAAACTTTAAACCAATGCCAGTATTGTGGTTTTTGTGAAAAATTTGGCTGTGAGTATGGGGCAAAGTCTTCACCAAATGTAACCGTTATTCCTACAGCCTTAAAAACTGGAAACTTTGAACTAAGGACGCATGCAAATGTAACAGGGATTATCCATGATGGGAACAAAGCAACAGGTGTCAGGTACGTAGATGTCCAAACAGGTGAAGAATTTGATCAGCTAGCAGATGTTGTTGTGTTAACAAGTTATACCTTGAACAACACACGGTTACTGTTACAATCTGAGCTTGGACGTCCATATAATCCAGAAACAGGTACTGGTGTAATCGGGAAAAATTATTGTTATCAAATTACTGCAGTTGCAACGGGTTTCTTTAAGGAAAGGTTCAATGCAGCTATGGGGGCAGGGTCTCTTGGAACCACGTTGGATGATTATAACAACGATAACTTTGACCATTCGGATTTAGACTTCATCCATGGTGGATCGATTACAATGAAACAGCTTGGGAAAAGGCCGATTAACGAAAATGGAGCTCCAAGTGGTACCCCGAGATGGGGAAAAGAGTTTAAAGCAGAATCCATTAAATGGTTTAACCGTTCGATACCAGTAACTTCACAAGGTGCTTCCATGCCGCACAGAAACAATTATTTAAGTCTTGATCCAACATATAAAGATGCATATGGAAATCCATTGCTCCGAATGACGTATGATTTTACGAAGCAGGACCAAGCATTATATAAATATATCACGGCAAGATGTGCAGAAATCTTAACTGAGATGGGTGCTGAAGTTGTAGAACCTAAGGAGTTAACGGAACACTTTGATATCGTTCCTGCTCAAAATGACCATATTACTGGCGGAGTGATCATGGGAGCAGACCCTGAGACCTCCGCACTGAATAATTATTTACAAATGTGGGACGTGGATAATGTATTTGTTATCGGAGCTTCTGCATTCGCTCACAATGGAGGCTATAATCCAACAGGAACAGTGGGTGCTCTAGCATACCGAGCAGCGGAAGGCATCTTAAAATATAGAGAACAGAAAGGCCAGCTTGTAAAAAGGGAAAGTAGTAACAAACTAGCGTAA
- a CDS encoding gluconate 2-dehydrogenase subunit 3 family protein yields MDEKSKSNMSRRKFIRNSSYAAGGLIGGGILGSIIGTNYFGETEQPSTGSSKESNFNRALMYFTRQSDFQILSAATERIYPKDENGAGAIQLGVPYFIDHELAGAYGHNEREYMKGPFFSGTDYQGYQTPLKRHDVFMAGIRAMEQESKSNYDASFIDLEGEQQDEILKKFENDEVKLKHVSSAYFFEMLRTATISGAYADPLYGGNADMEAWKMKNFPGSQMTYLNKIGSEKFIEMKPKSLRDHLS; encoded by the coding sequence ATCCGGAATTCAAGCTATGCAGCTGGTGGTTTGATCGGTGGAGGGATACTAGGATCTATTATTGGTACAAATTATTTCGGCGAAACAGAGCAACCATCTACAGGTTCTTCGAAGGAATCTAATTTTAATCGTGCTTTAATGTATTTTACTAGGCAATCAGATTTCCAAATACTTAGTGCAGCGACAGAGCGAATTTACCCTAAAGATGAAAATGGTGCTGGGGCAATCCAGTTAGGTGTTCCATATTTTATCGACCACGAACTGGCTGGAGCTTACGGCCATAATGAAAGGGAGTATATGAAGGGCCCTTTCTTCTCTGGAACAGATTATCAAGGGTACCAGACACCGCTGAAACGACATGACGTTTTTATGGCAGGGATTCGAGCAATGGAACAAGAGAGTAAATCGAATTACGATGCTTCCTTTATTGATTTGGAAGGAGAACAACAAGACGAGATTTTAAAGAAATTCGAGAATGATGAAGTTAAGCTGAAACATGTTAGTTCAGCATACTTTTTTGAAATGCTACGAACAGCGACGATTTCTGGGGCATACGCAGATCCGCTATATGGTGGTAATGCAGACATGGAAGCATGGAAAATGAAGAACTTTCCTGGTAGCCAGATGACTTATTTAAACAAAATCGGAAGTGAAAAGTTTATCGAAATGAAACCAAAGTCTTTAAGGGATCATCTTTCATAA